A section of the Citrus sinensis cultivar Valencia sweet orange chromosome 8, DVS_A1.0, whole genome shotgun sequence genome encodes:
- the LOC102608139 gene encoding uncharacterized protein LOC102608139, translating into MAEDLCSFTKDTFNLKSPKKSPLVLRMLVLVFVMVCGVYICSVCVKQISARTKSEFLNVQVIERPCPVPNIEPWEIPYVHYPKPKTYSRAECACNPVRYFAILSMQRSGSGWFETLLNNHTNISSNGEVFSVKVRRSNASTIMETLDKIYNLDWFSSASKNECTAAVGLKWMLNQGLLQHHEEIAEYFRTRGVSAIFLFRRNQLRRMISVLANSYDRNAKLLNGTHKSHVHSPHEAEILARYKPLINATLLIRDMKQVEDTQTKALEYFKSTRHIIVYYEDILKNHTKLADIQEFLKVPQRDLRSRQVKIHRGPLANYVQNWDDVQKALKGTQYESFLHGEYRK; encoded by the exons ATGGCTGAAGATCTCTGTTCCTTCACCAAG gaTACTTTCAATTTAAAGTCTCCTAAGAAGTCTCCTCTGGTGTTGAGAATGTTAGTATTGGTGTTTGTAATGGTCTGTGGTGTGTATATATGCTCGGTCTGTGTAAAGCAAATCAGCGCCCGGACAAAGTCTGAATTTTTGAATGTTCAAGTTATTGAAAGGCCTTGCCCAGTGCCTAATATTGAACCGTGGGAGATTCCTTACGTGCATTATCCTAAACCCAAAACTTATAGCCG GGCTGAATGTGCGTGCAATCCTGTGCGGTATTTTGCTATTCTGTCAATGCAGCGATCGGGCAGTGGATGGTTTGAAACATTGTTAAATAATCATACTAATATAAGCTCAAATGGGGAGGTTTTCTCTGTTAAAGTAAGGAGGAGTAATGCTTCCACCATCATGGAAACtttggataaaatttataatctggATTGGTTCAGTAGTGCTTCCAAGAATGAGTGCACAGCCGCAGTTGGGTTGAAGTGGATGCTTAATCAG GGTTTGTTGCAGCATCATGAAGAAATAGCAGAGTACTTCAGAACAAGAGGTGTTTCGGCTATATTTCTCTTCAGAAGAAATCAGTTGCGCAGGATGATTTCAGTACTTGCAAATTCATATGATCGAAATGCTAAGCTATTGAACGGGACCCACAAATCACACGTTCATTCACCGCATGAG GCAGAGATACTTGCAAGATACAAACCTTTAATTAATGCAACATTGCTCATCCGTGATATGAAGCAAGTAGAAGATACACAAACCAAAGCTTTGGAGTACTTCAAGAGCACTCGGCATATAATTGTTTACTATGAAGATATACTTAAAAACCACACT AAATTAGCGGACATTCAAGAATTTCTAAAGGTCCCGCAGAGGGATTTAAGGAGTCGTCAGGTAAAAATACACAGAGGGCCACTGGCTAATTATGTTCAGAACTGGGATGATGTCCAGAAGGCACTGAAAGGAACTCAGTATGAAAGCTTCCTACATGGGGAGTATCGAAAGTGA
- the LOC102607846 gene encoding probable carboxylesterase 2, with product MASNTKQVTHDFPPYFKVYKDGTIERYLNTVYVPPGLDTATGVQSKDVVVSPETSVKARIFIPKIDGPPQKLPLLVHYHGGAFSIASAFDTNGTNYLNSLVSHGNIIAVSIDYRLAPEHPLPIAYDDSWAALQWVATHSNGSGPEPWLNKYADLGRFCLEGESAGANIAHHVAVRAGSTGLAGLKITGVLAVHPFFGVKQHDALYKYVCPSSDLDDDPNLNPEVDPNLKKMACKRLLVCVAENDELRDRGGAYYETLAKSEWGGRVELYETLDGDHCFHMFSDPNTEKVKPLVKKMVDFIYQ from the coding sequence ATGGCTTCAAACACTAAACAAGTTACCCATGATTTCCCACCCTACTTCAAAGTTTACAAAGATGGCACCATAGAGAGGTATCTTAATACAGTTTACGTTCCCCCAGGCCTAGACACAGCAACCGGAGTCCAATCCAAAGACGTCGTGGTCTCGCCGGAGACCAGCGTTAAGGCCCGTATTTTCATTCCAAAAATCGACGGCCCACCCCAAAAGCTTCCACTCCTGGTTCACTACCATGGCGGAGCTTTTAGCATAGCCTCGGCCTTTGATACAAATGGAACTAATTATCTCAATTCGCTTGTGTCCCATGGTAATATCATTGCCGTATCCATTGATTATAGGCTTGCCCCAGAGCATCCTCTCCCAATTGCTTATGATGACTCATGGGCCGCGCTGCAGTGGGTTGCTACCCACTCCAACGGGTCAGGCCCCGAACCTTGGCTCAACAAATATGCCGACCTGGGGCGGTTTTGCTTGGAGGGCGAGAGTGCCGGGGCGAATATAGCTCACCACGTGGCGGTCCGAGCTGGCAGTACCGGCTTGGCTGGGTTGAAAATTACTGGGGTACTTGCAGTGCACCCATTCTTTGGAGTCAAGCAGCATGATGCACTGTACAAGTATGTATGTCCAAGTAGCGATTTGGATGATGACCCGAATTTGAACCCAGAAGTGGATCcgaacttgaagaaaatggCTTGCAAGCGATTGTTGGTGTGTGTGGCCGAGAACGATGAGCTCAGAGATAGAGGCGGGGCTTATTATGAGACTTTGGCTAAAAGTGAGTGGGGTGGCAGAGTAGAATTGTACGAGACTCTTGATGGGGACCATTGCTTTCATATGTTTAGTGATCCCAATACTGAGAAGGTTAAGCCCTTGGTGAAGAAAATGGTTGATTTCATCTATCAATGA
- the LOC102607548 gene encoding 2-hydroxyisoflavanone dehydratase-like, producing MDSSNNEVIHDFPFFKVYKDGAIERCTTMEPALPGLDPDTGVQSKDVVVSPETGVKARIFVPKIDGPHQRLPLLIHYHGGGFCLGSALDMPFKRFLTSLVVKANIVAITIDYRLAPEHHLPIAHEDSWAGLEWVASHSYGQGPEPLLNRHADFGRVFLAGESAGANIAHYVAVQVGAKYMCSLNIVGTLMVHPFFGEQKLDEMYAYMCPTSAGFEEDPILNPALDPNLKMMRSDRVLVCVAEKDGLRNRGVYYYETLKKSEWHGKAEFYQTLGEDHCFHMFNPKSKNVGPFLQKLVNFIKSTK from the coding sequence ATGGATTCGAGCAACAATGAGGTAATCCAtgattttcctttcttcaaaGTTTACAAAGATGGCGCCATCGAGAGGTGCACAACCATGGAGCCTGCTCTGCCGGGCCTGGACCCGGACACTGGAGTCCAGTCCAAGGACGTGGTTGTCTCGCCCGAAACGGGCGTAAAAGCCCGTATCTTCGTCCCGAAAATCGACGGCCCACATCAAAGGCTTCCCCTCCTCATACACTACCACGGTGGAGGGTTCTGCCTTGGATCAGCATTGGACATGCCATTCAAACGTTTTCTCACATCTTTGGTTGTCAAAGCCAACATTGTGGCCATCACTATTGACTACAGGCTGGCCCCGGAACACCACTTACCAATTGCACACGAAGACTCATGGGCCGGGCTAGAATGGGTTGCCTCGCATTCATACGGGCAAGGGCCCGAACCGTTGCTTAACAGGCATGCGGATTTTGGACGGGTATTTTTGGCGGGTGAGAGTGCCGGGGCAAACATTGCCCACTACGTGGCAGTCCAAGTTGGCGCTAAATACATGTGTAGCTTGAACATCGTTGGCACCCTCATGGTGCACCCATTTTTCGGGGAACAAAAGCTAGATGAGATGTATGCCTATATGTGTCCCACAAGCGCCGGGTTCGAGGAAGACCCGATACTGAACCCGGCCTTGGACCCGAATCTAAAGATGATGAGATCGGATAGGGTTTTGGTTTGCGTGGCGGAGAAAGATGGCCTAAGGAATAGGGGCGTGTATTATTACGAGACTCTGAAGAAAAGTGAGTGGCACGGCAAAGCTGAATTTTATCAGACGTTAGGGGAAGACCATTGCTTTCATATGTTCAATCCCAAAAGTAAAAATGTTGGACCGTTTTTGCAAAAActggttaattttattaagagtACCaagtga